A region of Diospyros lotus cultivar Yz01 chromosome 3, ASM1463336v1, whole genome shotgun sequence DNA encodes the following proteins:
- the LOC127796638 gene encoding caffeic acid 3-O-methyltransferase-like, whose translation MGSPSEIQTGAIESEEESYLFAMQLASASVLPMVLKSAIELDLLETMAKAGPDAFVSPADLAAQIPATNPDAAVVLDRILRLLASYSVLKCSLRSLPDGRVERLYGLAPVCKFLTKNADGVSMAPLLLMNQDKVLMESWYHLKDAVLEGGIAFNKAYGMTAFDYHGTDPRFNKVFNQGMSNHSTITMKEILETYQGFNGLTTLVDVGGGTGATLNMIISKYPNIKGINFDLPHVIDDAPSYPGVEHVGGDMFVSVPTGDAIFMKWICHDWSDEHCLKFLKNCYDALPDAGKVILAECILPVAPDGSLATKNVIHIDVIMLAHNPGGKERTEKEFEALAKGAGFQGFRVMCRAVNTYIMEFLKKA comes from the exons ATGGGTTCGCCGAGCGAGATCCAGACCGGCGCCATAGAATCCGAGGAGGAATCCTACTTGTTCGCCATGCAACTGGCTAGCGCCTCGGTGCTTCCCATGGTGCTCAAATCGGCCATCGAGCTCGACCTGCTGGAGACCATGGCCAAGGCCGGCCCCGATGCTTTCGTCTCGCCGGCGGACCTCGCCGCCCAGATTCCGGCCACGAACCCGGACGCGGCGGTGGTGTTGGACCGGATTCTTCGGCTTCTGGCGAGCTACTCGGTGCTGAAATGCAGTCTCCGGAGCCTGCCGGACGGGAGGGTGGAGCGGCTCTACGGGCTGGCGCCGGTGTGCAAGTTCTTGACGAAGAACGCCGACGGCGTGTCGATGGCTCCTCTGTTGCTGATGAACCAAGATAAGGTCCTGATGGAGAGCTG GTACCATTTGAAAGATGCAGTTCTAGAGGGTGGAATTGCATTCAACAAGGCCTATGGCATGACCGCATTCGACTACCATGGCACCGACCCAAGATTCAACAAGGTCTTCAACCAGGGCATGTCCAACCACTCCACAATCACCATGAAGGAAATCCTCGAAACTTATCAAGGCTTTAACGGCCTCACCACCCTCGTTGACGTTGGCGGAGGCACCGGCGCCACCCTCAACATGATCATCTCTAAGTACCCCAACATCAAGGGAATCAACTTCGATCTACCCCATGTTATCGACGATGCTCCATCTTATccag GCGTTGAGCACGTCGGCGGCGACATGTTTGTTAGTGTGCCAACAGGGGATGCCATTTTCATGAAG TGGATATGCCACGACTGGAGCGACGAACACTGCTTGAAGTTCTTGAAGAATTGCTACGATGCGTTGCCGGACGCCGGGAAGGTGATCCTCGCCGAATGCATTCTTCCGGTGGCCCCGGACGGCAGCCTCGCCACGAAGAATGTCATCCACATTGATGTGATCATGCTGGCTCACAACCCCGGCGGCAAGGAGAGGACGGAAAAGGAGTTCGAGGCGTTGGCAAAGGGCGCCGGATTCCAAGGCTTCCGCGTTATGTGCCGCGCTGTCAATACCTATATCATGGAGTTTCTCAAAAAggcttga
- the LOC127796649 gene encoding RPM1 interacting protein 13-like, with product MEESKLKAEELPQDQGKGCEVIDLVSPCSQPESPGSPLTPIFCVKKKENVREIEDREDCFILDFDPFNDSPDGIFRLSPSKVHNTGDAPDLTVIAERGKVACRDYPHSRHLCLKNPFDKTPHESYCQLCYCFVCDAAAPCKDWTVSGHCNAIDNEKWKSLRRLMRNLRIK from the exons ATGGAGGAGAGTAAGTTGAAGGCGGAGGAGTTGCCCCAGGATCAAGGGAAAGGCTGCGAAGTCATCGATCTGGTATCTCCATGTTCCCAGCCGGAGAGCCCAGGGAGTCCTCTGACCCCCATATTTTGCgtcaagaagaaggagaatgtgagagagattgaagaTAGAGAAGACTGTTTCATCCTCGATTTCGACCCCTTCAATGACTCGCCGGACGGAATCTTTCGGCTCTCACCGTCTAAGGTTCATAACACCGGCGATGCGCCTGACCTCACCGTCATCGCCGAAAGAGGCAAG GTGGCTTGTAGAGACTATCCACATTCAAGGCACCTCTGCTTGAAGAACCCGTTTGATAAAACGCCTCATGAAAGCTACTGCCAACTG TGCTACTGTTTTGTGTGTGATGCGGCGGCTCCTTGCAAAGATTGGACCGTTTCAGGCCACTGCAATGCCATTGACAACGAAAAATGGAAGTCACTGAGGAGATTAATGAGAAACTTACGCATAAAATGA
- the LOC127796647 gene encoding nascent polypeptide-associated complex subunit alpha-like protein 2 isoform X2 yields MPGPVVEEDEAQKKLHSDEPVIEDVKEEEEHDDEAEDSEDDDDDDKEDGAQGANGSSKQSRSEKKSRKAMLKLGMKPVTGVSRVTIKRTKNILFFISKPDVFKSPNSETYVIFGEAKIEDLSSQLQQQAAQQFRMPDMGSVMAKSDTFAAATAAAEAQADEEEEDIDETGVEARDIDLVMTQAGVSKGKAVKALKTNNGDIVSAIMELTN; encoded by the exons ATGCCGGGCCCTGTAGTCGAAGAAGACGAAGCGCAGAAGAAGCTTCac AGTGATGAGCCGGTGATTGAGGACgttaaagaagaagaggaacacGATGATGAAGCCGAGGACTCTGAGGACGATGACGACGATGACAAGGAAGACGGTGCTCAAG GGGCAAATGGGAGTTCAAAACAGAGCAGAAGCGAGAAGAAAAGTCGCAAGGCAATGCTAAAGCTGGGCATGAAACCAGTTACAGGTGTCAGCAGGGTCACCATTAAAAGAACTAAAAAT ATTTTATTCTTCATCTCAAAACCGGATGTCTtcaaaagtccaaattctgagaCCTATGTCATTTTCGGGGAAGCAAAGATCGAGGATTTGAGCTCTCAACTGCAACAACAGGCAGCTCAACAGTTCAGGATGCCAGACATGGGGTCTGTAATGGCAAAGTCTGATACTTTTGCTGCTGCTACTGCTGCTGCCGAAGCACAGGCAGACGAGGAAGAGGAAGACATCGATGAAACTGGTGTGGAGGCTCGTGACATTGATTTGGTGATGACTCAGGCAGGAGTATCAAAGGGCAAAGCTGTGAAGGCTCTCAAGACAAACAATGGAGACATAGTCAGTGCTATTATGGAGCTCACCAACTAA
- the LOC127796642 gene encoding protein DOWNY MILDEW RESISTANCE 6-like: MDVKLISTGIQYSSLPESYKRPESERPKLSEVEDCENVPIIDLDCENRSLVVQQIGEACRDYGFFQVINHGVEKEAVEKMVEAAKEFFSLPVEEKMKLYSDEPSKKVRLSTSFNVKKEKVHNWRDYLRLHCFPLDQYLPQWPSNPPSFRDAASTYCMEVRKFGLRLEEAISESLGLQKAHIETVLGQQGQHMAVNFYPPCPQPELTYGLPAHTDPNTFTILLQDLHVSGLQVLHNGKWCTVKPLPDAFVVNIGDQLQALSNGRYRSVWHRAIVNAEKPRMSVASFLCPADDALISPLEELTGDGIGVVYRDFTYAEYYKKFWSRNLDQEHCLELFKN; the protein is encoded by the exons ATGGATGTGAAGCTGATCTCCACCGGAATACAATATTCGAGCCTGCCGGAGAGCTATAAGCGGCCGGAATCAGAAAGGCCTAAGCTGTCTGAGGTGGAGGACTGCGAAAACGTCCCCATAATTGACCTGGATTGTGAAAACAGAAGCCTTGTCGTCCAGCAAATCGGAGAAGCTTGCCGGGACTATGGATTTTTCCAG GTGATAAATCATGGAGTGGAAAAGGAAGCGGTGGAGAAGATGGTGGAAGCGGCGAAAGAGTTCTTCAGTTTGCCGGTGGAGGAGAAGATGAAGCTGTACTCCGACGAGCCTTCGAAGAAGGTGAGGCTGTCGACCAGTTTTAACGTGAAGAAGGAGAAGGTTCACAATTGGAGAGACTATCTCAGGCTCCATTGCTTCCCTTTGGACCAGTATCTCCCTCAGTGGCCTTCCAATCCTCCTTCTTTCAG ggATGCTGCAAGCACATACTGCatggaagtgagaaaatttGGGCTGAGACTAGAGGAAGCAATATCAGAGAGCCTAGGCTTGCAGAAAGCACACATCGAAACTGTTCTGGGCCAGCAAGGCCAACATATGGCTGTGAATTTCTACCCACCATGTCCACAGCCCGAGCTCACCTATGGCTTACCTGCCCACACAGACCCAAACACCTTCACCATTCTTCTTCAGGACCTCCATGTCTCTGGCCTCCAAGTGCTCCACAATGGCAAATGGTGCACCGTCAAGCCCCTCCCTGATGCCTTCGTCGTGAACATCGGTGACCAATTGCAG GCACTAAGTAATGGGAGATACAGAAGTGTGTGGCACCGGGCCATCGTGAATGCCGAGAAGCCAAGGATGTCGGTGGCCTCTTTCCTTTGCCCTGCCGACGACGCCTTGATTAGCCCCCTAGAAGAGCTCACTGGAGATGGAATCGGCGTCGTCTACCGAGATTTTACGTACGCCGAGTATTACAAGAAGTTCTGGAGTAGGAATCTGGACCAAGAGCATTGCCTGGAACTGTTCAAGAACTAA